One Drosophila santomea strain STO CAGO 1482 chromosome X, Prin_Dsan_1.1, whole genome shotgun sequence DNA segment encodes these proteins:
- the LOC120455732 gene encoding phosphatidylinositol 3-kinase 2 isoform X1: protein MLALAPPTTPPPRNAPLAAKSKSNRFAATAMLSNGSAGVAADVDVAAGVAGDCDERTLLLSEEIVVAPLPASTYSAGVAAAAPPTSLPLVHTTATTTTTQQNNNNVNNNNNGSLVVSAKNMAYNKSNKNNSKCKNNEASSSSNNNNAATAAAAPTTTTTTGEEPVTATTTTAADDEDISSDLSDKFPRPQKKPGKLSKLGTKSVGLKRVSFGSSKGSMVETLVFETPTPLSEHMESTFGFDAAANSAADTAAAAAGQPQLASTVASHLPLAGGYSGDYAKGTMDDSGIEVQEESERSIVRVSIYQSSQPQIICPPAEYLEYPEYNYSSNLLDYTTMATTAAGIPQQQVIGLGAAYDRQQSTDSGWDNPFRPGGDLSREADEIVNMIRGGKPITPTEERTIGNGSAQHADDNCNGGTAIGESVTKSNLSQNLATAQNGTNSHASATADAGAGKAATATELSGGNGNGNNGVTSLGQVSKQVVPGPTSASHVVIDEKKNKKKGCCVLQ, encoded by the exons ATGCTGGCCCTGGCCCCGCCCACCACGCCGCCCCCTCGAAATGCACCGTTAGCcgcgaaatcgaaatcgaatcGTTTTGCTGCAACCGCAATGCTGTCAAACGGCTCTGCTGGCGTCGCTGCTGACGTTGACGTCGCCGCCGGCGTCGCTGGCGACTGTGATGAGCGAACGCTTTTGCTAAGCGAAGAGATTGTTGTTGCGCCGCTGCCTGCGTCCACGTactctgccggcgtcgctgctgctgcgccgccAACGTCGCTGCCTTTGGTGCACACtacagcaaccacaacaacaacgcaacaaaacaacaacaatgtgaacaacaacaataatggTTCGCTTGTGGTCAGTGCGAAAAACATGGCttataataaaagtaataagaataacagcaaatgcaaaaacaacgaggccagcagcagcagtaacaacaacaatgcagcgacagcagctgcagcgcctacaacaacaacgacgacagGAGAAGAACCggtaacagcaacaacaacaacagcagctgaTGATGAGGATATATCCAGCGATCTGAGCGATAAATTCCCACGCCCCCAAAAGAAACCCGGCAAACTGAGCAAATTGGGCACCAAAAGCGTCGGCCTCAAACG CGTCTCCTTTGGGTCCTCGAAGGGCTCGATGGTGGAGACACTCGTCTTCGAGACGCCGACGCCGTTGTCGGAGCACATGGAGTCCACTTTTGGATTCGATGCGGCAGCGAATTCTGCTGCCGAtaccgccgctgccgccgctggTCAGCCGCAGCTGGCGTCGACGGTGGCGTCGCATCTGCCGCTGGCCGGTGGCTACAGTGGAGACTATGCCAAGGGGACCATGGATGACAGCGGCATTGAGGTGCAGGAAGA ATCGGAGCGTTCGATAGTGCGCGTTTCAATCTACCAAAGCAGCCAGCCGCAGATAATCTGTCCACCGGCGGAGTATCTGGAGTATCCGGAGTACAACTACAGCAGCAACCTCCTAGACTACACTACGATGGCCACGACGGCGGCGGGGATCCCACAGCAGCAGGTGATTGGCCTGGGTGCGGCCTACGATCGACAGCAAag CACCGATTCCGGCTGGGACAATCCCTTTCGCCCAGGCGGCGATCTGTCTAGAGAGGCTGATGAAATTGTCAACATGATCAGAG GTGGCAAGCCCATCACACCCACAGAGGAGCGTACAATTGGCAACGGGAGCGCCCAGCATGCGGACGACAATTGCAACGGCGGCACGGCGATCGGCGAGAGTGTAACCAAATCAAAT CTCTCGCAGAATCTAGCAACAGCACAAAATGGTACAAATTCCCATGCCTCTGCAACTGCCGACGCTGGCGCCGGAAAAGCAGCGACGGCGACCGAGCTGAGCGGCGGAAACGGGAACGGAAACAATGGGGTCACCTCGCTGGGACAGGTGTCCAAACAGGTGGTTCCCGGACCGACGTCCGCTAGTCATGTGGTCATCGACGagaagaagaacaagaagaagGGCTGCTGTGTCCTTCAATAA
- the LOC120456588 gene encoding uncharacterized protein LOC120456588 codes for MKSFLILLGFAALAAADVKHLTDRNLELFKYNPSDVYTLPEDIDEDKPAVHFSGDVMKAKTETLQNYNSGKKFKLELKTQNGIEVSSVGKLKDDKTFVVSGSYSFTGADGKRYRTRYTADEFGYHPITELDLDIPEPQPLAAAGQRQTVDPSSLLGNKNRFQFLQQTLDSDQGPLRGSGQSGDDYSYTSPYGSAYGNGYDYQPPQVPLATPSRLYLPTA; via the exons ATGAAGAGTTTT CTGATCCTTCTGGGTTTCGCTGCTCTGGCGGCCGCCGATGTCAAGCATCTGACGGATCGCAATCTGGAGCTCTTCAAGTACAATCCCAGTGACGTGTACACCCTGCCCGAGGACATCGATGAGGACAAGCCGGCGGTGCACTTCAGCGGCGATGTCATGAAGGCCAAGACCGAGACCCTGCAGAACTACAATTCGGGCAAGAAATTCAAGCTGGA ACTGAAGACCCAGAACGGCATCGAAGTGAGCAGCGTGGGCAAACTGAAGGACGACAAGACCTTCGTGGTCAGCGGCTCCTACTCCTTCACCGGCGCCGATGGCAAGCGGTACAGGACTCGTTACACCGCCGACGAGTTCGGCTACCATCCCATCACCGAGCTGGATCTGGACATCCCCGA ACCCCAGCCTTTGGCTGCCGCCGGACAGCGCCAGACCGTGGACCCCAGCAGCCTGTTGGGCAACAAGAACCGCTTCCAGTTCCTGCAGCAGACCCTGGACTCCGATCAAGGACCTCTGAGGGGCAGTGGCCAGAGCGGCGATGACTACAGCTACACGTCTCCCTATGGAAGTGCCTATGGCAATGGCTACGACTATCAGCCACCTCAGGTGCCACTGGCGACGCCATCTCGTCTGTATTTGCCCACGGCATAA
- the LOC120456660 gene encoding larval serum protein 1 alpha chain has protein sequence MKFAIAFLACVAVVAATGYHQTHDIKVADKDFLMRQKFLFEIVYRVEDPLMFEEYIAMGKKFYFEQEHYTHFDLYMEKFYEAYKAHALLPKGEFFGALVKHHAKQARGLFNFFYYAKDWETFMTNVAFARMHFNEGMFVYALTLAVIHRDDFHGLMLPAIHEIFPQFFFNSKFVMEAEKFDYEMWMKTSLYEKEYMDVYHKMPTFSYGHGYAQEMGHGYGKTHGHGQTYEHGFSSLHQSSDYMYMKDFKTWQWWKLMGLGEHWYSESNYILRENIYEFNQDSKWLTMMKDVKKFYMPVDYSRDLHLYNEESKLSYFTEDLGWNTYWYYLNMDYSFFLDGKTFGLQNDRRGEWWLYNVHQLLSRYHMERLSHGLGEIPQFSWYHQIEMGYDPQMIYYNGIGYSYRKNYYELETYGNFEMLDKITDFQRRIHNIIELGYYQTTDGQMIDLRKPESIEIIGNMLQGNIDAIDNMFFQFWYMLAHMYFADTHYYQMEVYPNVMLNFETMMRDPMFYMFYKSIAQVYFQFMHHLPKYTKEQLLMPGVTLKHVEVSELVTYFDMVDFDVTNMLNGKMIFHEGQFLWDKSLFARQMRLNHKPFSYTYTIDSARDEKVVIRAFLGPKFDEFGRMISLADNRFNFMEIDEFTYSLKTGSNLITRKSSDFAWTVKDRTTYTELYYYTMMAFDGKYDYPMDLTEPHCGFPDRLVLPMGWKKGMPMQMFFMVVPYMAPQHEQFTTFDYTYSCGIGSGARHVDSLPFGYPFDREIDEYEFYVPNMYFKDVTIYHADAMEKYYNYKEYSDYGHFDYSFFSDYYTKYFKL, from the exons ATGAAGTTTGCTATCGCATTCCTGGCCTGTGTGGCCGTGGTCGCTGCGACCGGTTACCATCAGACCCACGACATCAAGGTCGCTGACAAGGACTTCCTGATGAGGCAGAAGTTCCTCTTCGAGATCGTCTACCGCGTGGAGGATCCGCTGATGTTCGAGGAGTACATTGCGATGGGCAAGAAGTTCTACTTCGAGCAGGAGCACTACACG CACTTCGATCTGTACATGGAGAAGTTCTACGAGGCCTACAAGGCACATGCCCTGCTGCCCAAGGGCGAGTTCTTTGGCGCCCTGGTGAAGCACCATGCCAAGCAGGCACGTGGACTGTTCAACTTCTTCTACTACGCCAAGGACTGGGAGACCTTCATGACCAATGTGGCCTTCGCTCGCATGCACTTCAACGAGGGCATGTTCGTCTACGCCCTGACCCTCGCCGTCATCCATCGCGATGACTTCCATGGACTGATGCTGCCCGCCATCCACGAGATCTTCCCGCAGTTCTTCTTCAACAGCAAATTTGTGATGGAGGCCGAGAAGTTCGACTACGAGATGTGGATGAAGACTAGCCTGTACGAGAAGGAGTACATGGATGTGTACCACAAGATGCCCACTTTTTCATATGGACACGGATACGCACAAGAAATGGGACACGGATACGGAAAGacacacggacacggacagACATACGAACATGGATTCAGCAGTCTGCACCAGTCCAGCGACTACATGTACATGAAGGACTTCAAGACGTGGCAGTGGTGGAAGCTGATGGGTCTGGGCGAGCACTGGTACAGTGAGAGCAACTACATCCTGCGCGAGAACATCTACGAGTTCAACCAGGATAGCAAGTGGCTGACGATGATGAAGGACGTGAAGAAGTTCTACATGCCGGTGGACTATAGTCGCGATCTGCATCTCTACAACGAGGAGTCCAAGCTGTCCTACTTCACCGAGGATCTGGGCTGGAACACCTACTGGTACTACCTGAACATGGACTACTCCTTCTTCCTGGACGGCAAGACCTTTGGCCTGCAGAACGATCGTCGCGGCGAGTGGTGGCTGTACAATGTGCACCAGCTGCTCAGCAGATATCACATGGAGCGTTTGTCCCATGGTCTCGGCGAGATTCCCCAGTTCTCCTGGTACCACCAGATCGAGATGGGCTACGATCCGCAGATGATCTACTACAATGGCATTGGCTACAGCTACCGCAAGAACTACTACGAACTGGAGACGTACGGTAACTTTGAGATGCTGGACAAGATCACCGATTTCCAGCGACGCATCCACAACATCATCGAGTTGGGCTACTACCAGACGACCGATGGTCAGATGATCGATCTGCGCAAGCCGGAGTCGATTGAGATCATCGGTAACATGCTGCAGGGCAACATTGATGCCATCGACAACATGTTCTTCCAGTTCTGGTACATGCTGGCCCATATGTACTTCGCCGATACCCATTACTATCAGATGGAGGTGTACCCCAACGTAATGCTGAACTTCGAGACGATGATGCGGGATCCCATGTTCTACATGTTCTACAAGTCAATTGCCCAGGTCTACTTCCAGTTCATGCACCATCTGCCCAAGTACACCAAGGAGCAACTTCTCATGCCCGGCGTTACACTGAAGCATGTGGAGGTCAGCGAGCTGGTTACCTACTTCGATATGGTTGATTTCGATGTGACCAACATGCTCAACGGCAAGATGATCTTCCACGAGGGTCAGTTCCTATGGGACAAGTCCTTGTTTGCCCGCCAGATGCGCTTGAATCACAAACCCTTCAGCTACACCTACACCATCGATTCGGCCAGGGATGAGAAGGTGGTCATTCGCGCCTTCCTGGGTCCCAAGTTCGATGAGTTCGGCAGGATGATCTCGTTGGCGGACAACCGCTTCAACTTTATGGAAATCGATGAGTTCACCTATTCGCTGAAAACGGGCAGCAACCTGATCACCAGAAAGTCCAGCGACTTCGCTTGGACCGTCAAGGATCGCACCACCTACACCGAGTTGTACTACTACACGATGATGGCCTTCGATGGCAAGTACGATTACCCAATGGACCTAACTGAGCCCCACTGCGGATTCCCCGATCGTCTGGTTCTGCCCATGGGCTGGAAGAAGGGCATGCCCATGCAGATGTTCTTCATGGTGGTTCCCTACATGGCACCACAGCACGAGCAGTTCACCACCTTCGACTACACCTACTCCTGCGGCATCGGATCCGGAGCTCGCCACGTGGACAGCCTGCCTTTTGGATATCCCTTCGATCGCGAAATCGACGAGTACGAGTTCTACGTGCCCAACATGTACTTCAAGGATGTGACCATCTACCATGCGGATGCAATGGAGAAGTACTACAACTACAAGGAATACTCCGACTATGGTCACTTCGATTACTCCTTCTTCAGCGACTACTACACCAAGTACTTCAAGTTGTAG
- the LOC120455732 gene encoding uncharacterized protein LOC120455732 isoform X3 — translation MATTAAGIPQQQVIGLGAAYDRQQSTDSGWDNPFRPGGDLSREADEIVNMIRGGKPITPTEERTIGNGSAQHADDNCNGGTAIGESVTKSNLSQNLATAQNGTNSHASATADAGAGKAATATELSGGNGNGNNGVTSLGQVSKQVVPGPTSASHVVIDEKKNKKKGCCVLQ, via the exons ATGGCCACGACGGCGGCGGGGATCCCACAGCAGCAGGTGATTGGCCTGGGTGCGGCCTACGATCGACAGCAAag CACCGATTCCGGCTGGGACAATCCCTTTCGCCCAGGCGGCGATCTGTCTAGAGAGGCTGATGAAATTGTCAACATGATCAGAG GTGGCAAGCCCATCACACCCACAGAGGAGCGTACAATTGGCAACGGGAGCGCCCAGCATGCGGACGACAATTGCAACGGCGGCACGGCGATCGGCGAGAGTGTAACCAAATCAAAT CTCTCGCAGAATCTAGCAACAGCACAAAATGGTACAAATTCCCATGCCTCTGCAACTGCCGACGCTGGCGCCGGAAAAGCAGCGACGGCGACCGAGCTGAGCGGCGGAAACGGGAACGGAAACAATGGGGTCACCTCGCTGGGACAGGTGTCCAAACAGGTGGTTCCCGGACCGACGTCCGCTAGTCATGTGGTCATCGACGagaagaagaacaagaagaagGGCTGCTGTGTCCTTCAATAA
- the LOC120456704 gene encoding ras-related protein Rab-40C isoform X1, with product MGTMTKDYDYLLKVLLVGDSDVGKHEILSNLEDPSTESPFCSGNDCTSHILQTVAYKTTTILLEGKRVKLQLWDTSGQGRFCTIIRSYSRGAQGIILVYDITNKWSFDGIDRWLKEVDEHAPGIPKVLVGNRLHLAFKRQVAAKQAETYASRNNMSCFEISPLCDFNIRESFCELARMALHRNGMEHIWRSNKVLSLQELCCRTIVRRTSVYAIDSLPLPPSVKSTLKSYALTTSQCFNSLTQSSKSKNRCKTPTSSSRNSCAIA from the exons ATGGGAACCATGACCAAGGATTACGACTATCTGCTGAAGGTTTTACTGGTGGGTGACAGCGATGTGGGCAAGCACGAGATCCTCTCGAATCTGGAGGACCCCTCCACGGAGAGTCCCTTCTGCAGCGGGAACG ACTGCACATCTCATATCCTCCAAACGGTAGCCTACAAGACGACCACCATACTACTGGAGGGCAAGCGGGTGAAGCTGCAGCTGTGGGACACCTCTGGCCAGGGACGCTTCTGCACGATCATCCGCTCCTATTCACGCGGCGCCCAGGGCATCATCCTCGTCTACGACATTACCAACAAGTGGAGCTTCGACGGCATCGATAGGTGGCTCAAGGAGGTCGACGAG CACGCCCCTGGAATTCCAAAGGTTCTTGTTGGGAATCGCCTGCACTTGGCGTTCAAGCGACAGGTGGCGGCCAAACAGGCCGAGACCTACGCCAGCCGCAACAACATGTCCTGCTTCGAGATATCGCCTCTCTGCGACTTCAACATCCGCGAGTCCTTTTGCGAACTGGCGCGGATGGCGCTGCACCGCAACGGCATGGAGCACATCTGGCGCAGCAATAAGG TGTTATCGCTCCAGGAATTGTGCTGCAGGACGATTGTGCGAAGGACGAGCGTGTACGCGATCGattcgctgccgctgccgccgtcGGTGAAGTCGACGCTCAAGTCATACGCGCTGACCACGTCGCAGTGCTTCAACTCGCTGACCCAGAGCTCCAAGAGCAAGAACCGCTGCAAGACGCCGACGAGCAGCAGTCGGAATAGCTGTGCGATCGCGTGA
- the LOC120456704 gene encoding ras-related protein Rab-40C isoform X2, with amino-acid sequence MGTMTKDYDYLLKVLLVGDSDVGKHEILSNLEDPSTESPFCSGNAYKTTTILLEGKRVKLQLWDTSGQGRFCTIIRSYSRGAQGIILVYDITNKWSFDGIDRWLKEVDEHAPGIPKVLVGNRLHLAFKRQVAAKQAETYASRNNMSCFEISPLCDFNIRESFCELARMALHRNGMEHIWRSNKVLSLQELCCRTIVRRTSVYAIDSLPLPPSVKSTLKSYALTTSQCFNSLTQSSKSKNRCKTPTSSSRNSCAIA; translated from the exons ATGGGAACCATGACCAAGGATTACGACTATCTGCTGAAGGTTTTACTGGTGGGTGACAGCGATGTGGGCAAGCACGAGATCCTCTCGAATCTGGAGGACCCCTCCACGGAGAGTCCCTTCTGCAGCGGGAACG CCTACAAGACGACCACCATACTACTGGAGGGCAAGCGGGTGAAGCTGCAGCTGTGGGACACCTCTGGCCAGGGACGCTTCTGCACGATCATCCGCTCCTATTCACGCGGCGCCCAGGGCATCATCCTCGTCTACGACATTACCAACAAGTGGAGCTTCGACGGCATCGATAGGTGGCTCAAGGAGGTCGACGAG CACGCCCCTGGAATTCCAAAGGTTCTTGTTGGGAATCGCCTGCACTTGGCGTTCAAGCGACAGGTGGCGGCCAAACAGGCCGAGACCTACGCCAGCCGCAACAACATGTCCTGCTTCGAGATATCGCCTCTCTGCGACTTCAACATCCGCGAGTCCTTTTGCGAACTGGCGCGGATGGCGCTGCACCGCAACGGCATGGAGCACATCTGGCGCAGCAATAAGG TGTTATCGCTCCAGGAATTGTGCTGCAGGACGATTGTGCGAAGGACGAGCGTGTACGCGATCGattcgctgccgctgccgccgtcGGTGAAGTCGACGCTCAAGTCATACGCGCTGACCACGTCGCAGTGCTTCAACTCGCTGACCCAGAGCTCCAAGAGCAAGAACCGCTGCAAGACGCCGACGAGCAGCAGTCGGAATAGCTGTGCGATCGCGTGA
- the LOC120455732 gene encoding uncharacterized protein LOC120455732 isoform X2 translates to MDYYHTRIEYSMEPNESLDNFWMRGAISDADKQLIEESERSIVRVSIYQSSQPQIICPPAEYLEYPEYNYSSNLLDYTTMATTAAGIPQQQVIGLGAAYDRQQSTDSGWDNPFRPGGDLSREADEIVNMIRGGKPITPTEERTIGNGSAQHADDNCNGGTAIGESVTKSNLSQNLATAQNGTNSHASATADAGAGKAATATELSGGNGNGNNGVTSLGQVSKQVVPGPTSASHVVIDEKKNKKKGCCVLQ, encoded by the exons ATGGATTACTACCACACACGTATAGAGTATTCGATGGAACCCAACGAATCTTTGGACAATTTCTGGATGAGGGGCGCCATATCAGACGCGGATAAGCAGCTGATTGAAGA ATCGGAGCGTTCGATAGTGCGCGTTTCAATCTACCAAAGCAGCCAGCCGCAGATAATCTGTCCACCGGCGGAGTATCTGGAGTATCCGGAGTACAACTACAGCAGCAACCTCCTAGACTACACTACGATGGCCACGACGGCGGCGGGGATCCCACAGCAGCAGGTGATTGGCCTGGGTGCGGCCTACGATCGACAGCAAag CACCGATTCCGGCTGGGACAATCCCTTTCGCCCAGGCGGCGATCTGTCTAGAGAGGCTGATGAAATTGTCAACATGATCAGAG GTGGCAAGCCCATCACACCCACAGAGGAGCGTACAATTGGCAACGGGAGCGCCCAGCATGCGGACGACAATTGCAACGGCGGCACGGCGATCGGCGAGAGTGTAACCAAATCAAAT CTCTCGCAGAATCTAGCAACAGCACAAAATGGTACAAATTCCCATGCCTCTGCAACTGCCGACGCTGGCGCCGGAAAAGCAGCGACGGCGACCGAGCTGAGCGGCGGAAACGGGAACGGAAACAATGGGGTCACCTCGCTGGGACAGGTGTCCAAACAGGTGGTTCCCGGACCGACGTCCGCTAGTCATGTGGTCATCGACGagaagaagaacaagaagaagGGCTGCTGTGTCCTTCAATAA
- the LOC120456661 gene encoding Meckel syndrome type 1 protein homolog, protein MQKSSDIKRTGVYRVSGNIGDLQLELKLRHISEWLPVPKFEYVGAQSANAHGDHYPASEKDIWHDCYIHIPNGDDSYGGKNRLGYYCSYYNVVTGYTGNAVRRRRSPMAQHEEEEEEDKEKKEEEVTDVESQSNPSWSILSDNSRPPAGDLFYERNKELCNGAIATIRISWQQKHFSQAELERYINDPGSCASKLQRRYHNWALESLELQQRYLRKLENREDGEKEQDPETITVRRRMRKTKTKQRSCLTLVHLGGSSPSSANMSDVSVLDDPNFAARTCLIHTLLDTDPENLMPAEASEFHKKGYQLMYIYADLQQDTLLISIRYDPEQGLLYVYPDFSSSAQDLDYVVQIERNNDCRQLYAFGFENVTPLEAYDDASFPEETNGEEEQELGDGFTHEEDLPDKASAEEILEFYHRRRAAASERRSLLQFEMPPKRMRRVSLLLELQEGQNFENPNIHVRYYLKAPANTLYEGTPGVDPMQGATATCRNAGDWRTAHLGHCWQVTLLLEEQHHPADLMHIYFEVISIDGWQRERCEGYAHHAISLTSALPTDSIRLQCIRPLGNWLDALNRYFIGGRQLFDFESFFDVHRQSEVHTRLHFNSDSAMTTTGTLTLRLQKLQQRQVDTSSQFHHHFHLDLGNYSSDDGVSDEEDVKSSSNADTSRATTLDEVMAAFVEARERIEFLLETS, encoded by the coding sequence ATGCAAAAAAGCAGTGACATAAAGCGCACTGGCGTATATCGCGTGAGCGGAAACATTGGCGATCTGCAATTGGAACTGAAGCTGCGTCACATCAGTGAATGGCTTCCGGTACCGAAATTTGAGTACGTGGGTGCGCAGTCGGCGAACGCACATGGTGACCACTATCCCGCATCGGAGAAAGACATCTGGCATGATTGCTATATCCATATTCCCAACGGCGATGACTCCTACGGTGGAAAGAATCGCTTGGGCTACTACTGCAGTTACTATAATGTGGTAACTGGTTACACCGGCAATGCAGTCAGGAGACGAAGGAGTCCCATGGCTCAgcacgaggaggaggaggaggaggacaaggagaagaaggaggaggaagTAACGGATGTGGAGTCCCAGAGCAATCCCTCGTGGAGCATCCTAAGTGATAATAGCCGACCTCCCGCTGGTGATCTGTTCTATGAACGGAATAAGGAACTCTGCAATGGTGCCATAGCCACGATACGCATATCCTGGCAGCAAAAGCACTTCAGTCAAGCGGAACTGGAACGATATATAAACGATCCCGGAAGTTGTGCCTCGAAACTCCAGCGACGCTATCACAATTGGGCCTTGGAAAGCCTGGAGCTGCAACAGCGATATCTAAGGAAACTGGAGAATCGGGAAGATGGGGAAAAGGAGCAGGATCCTGAAACAATTACAGTTCGTCGCCGAATGCGTAAGACCAAGACGAAGCAGAGAAGTTGCTTAACCCTGGTGCACCTGGGAGGTAGTAGTCCGTCCTCGGCGAATATGTCGGATGTTTCGGTACTGGATGATCCCAACTTTGCTGCCAGAACTTGCCTCATACACACCTTATTGGATACCGATCCCGAGAACCTTATGCCCGCCGAAGCGAGTGAGTTCCATAAGAAGGGCTATCAGCTAATGTACATCTATGCCGATCTGCAGCAGGACACTCTGTTGATCAGTATACGCTATGATCCCGAACAGGGTCTGCTCTATGTCTATCCGGATTTTAGCAGCAGTGCCCAAGATCTGGATTATGTGGTGCAGATCGAGCGGAATAACGATTGCCGACAGTTGTATGCCTTTGGCTTTGAGAATGTCACACCGCTGGAGGCCTACGACGATGCCAGTTTCCCGGAGGAGACGAATGGGGAGGAGGAACAGGAGCTGGGGGATGGCTTCACCCACGAAGAAGATCTGCCCGACAAAGCCTCCGCCGAAGAGATTCTGGAGTTTTACCACAGACGACGAGCGGCAGCCAGCGAGAGGAGAAGTCTCCTCCAGTTCGAAATGCCGCCCAAGAGAATGAGGCGGGTCAGCCTGCTGCTGGAGCTACAGGAAGGCCAGAACTTTGAGAACCCCAACATACACGTCAGATACTATCTGAAAGCTCCAGCAAATACCCTTTATGAGGGCACACCGGGTGTGGATCCCATGCAGGGAGCCACGGCCACGTGCAGGAATGCTGGCGACTGGAGGACTGCGCATTTGGGTCACTGCTGGCAGGTGACCCTACTACTGGAGGAGCAACATCATCCCGCTGATCtaatgcatatatatttcgAAGTGATCAGCATAGACGGCTGGCAGCGGGAGCGATGTGAGGGATATGCCCACCATGCCATATCACTGACATCCGCCCTGCCAACGGACTCCATACGGTTGCAGTGCATCCGACCATTGGGCAACTGGCTGGATGCCCTCAATCGCTATTTCATAGGCGGTCGGCAGCTGTTTGACTTTGAGTCCTTCTTCGATGTACACCGGCAATCGGAAGTGCACACTCGTTTGCATTTCAACTCGGACAGCGCAATGACCACCACGGGAACACTTACGCTTCGGCTCCAAAAGCTTCAGCAGCGCCAAGTGGACACATCTAGCCAGTTCCAtcaccatttccatttggatCTCGGCAACTATAGCAGCGACGATGGCGTCAGCGATGAGGAGGATGTCAAATCCAGTTCGAATGCCGATACTTCGAGGGCCACCACCTTGGACGAGGTGATGGCCGCCTTTGTGGAGGCCAGGGAACGCATCGAGTTCCTGCTGGAAACCAGCTGA